A genome region from Triticum aestivum cultivar Chinese Spring chromosome 2B, IWGSC CS RefSeq v2.1, whole genome shotgun sequence includes the following:
- the LOC123045948 gene encoding xylulose kinase 2: MADGDGCSIPLPLPDGCLFLGFDCSTQSLKATVLDASLAIVAHDAVHFDSELPHYGTEGGVRRDPAEPGRIVSPPLMWAEALDLLLRRLKPRVDYGRVAAVSGSAQQHGSVYWGRGAGAALASLDPARGLAPQLAGAFAAPESPVWMDSSSTAQCREVEATLGGPLALARMTGCRAHERCTGPQIRKMFQTRRGLYDGTERISLVSSFMASLLIGGYACIDQTDGAGMNLMDIETRQLRQDALEATAPDLDVKIGKLAPAHAIAGTLAPYFVQRFQFPSNCLVVQWSGDNPNSLAGLTLSNPGDLAISLGTSDTVFGVTDVPEPSLDGNVLPNPVDPNTYMVMLCYKNGSLTREDIRDRYAEKSWDVFNNLLEQTDPLNGGKLGFYYKEHEILPPLPVGFHRYIVDTLTNGPLAETKEHETDEFDPPSEVRALIEGQFMSMRGHAERCGLPVPPKRIIATGGASSNQAILKTMASIFGCPVYTVQRPDSASLGAALRAAHGWLCKQRGEFVPISRVYSGRLDRKSLSMKLAVPFGGCEGDDELLNKYALLVEKRLEIEQKLVERFGRVK; encoded by the exons ATGGCCGACGGCGATGGTTGctccatccccctccccctcccagaCGGCTGCCTTTTCCTCGGGTTTGATTGCTCCACGCA GTCGCTGAAAGCCACCGTGCTGGACGCGAGCCTCGCAATCGTCGCCCACGACGCCGTGCACTTCGACTCCGAGCTGCCGCACTACGGCACGGAGGGCGGCGTCCGCCGGGACCCGGCCGAGCCGGGCCGCATCGTGTCGCCGCCGCTGATGTGGGCCGAGGCCCTGGACCTGCTCCTCCGCAGGCTCAAGCCCAGGGTGGACTACGGCCGCGTAGCCGCCGTCTCCGGCAGCGCGCAGCAGCACGGCAGCGTCTACTGGGGCCGCGGGGCGGGCGCCGCGTTGGCCTCCCTGGACCCGGCCAGGGGCCTGGCGCCGCAGCTGGCCGGCGCGTTCGCCGCGCCGGAGTCGCCCGTGTGGATGGACAGCAGCTCGACGGCGCAGTGCCGGGAGGTCGAGGCCACGCTGGGAGGCCCGCTGGCGCTGGCCCGGATGACGGGGTGCCGGGCGCACGAGCGGTGCACCGGCCCGCAGATCAGGAAGATGTTCCAGACGAGGCGGGGCCTCTACGACGGCACCGAGAGGATCTCGCTTGTCAGCTCGTTCATGGCGTCGTTGCTCATCGGCGGCTATGCCTGCATCGACCAGACCGACGGTGCCGGGATGAACTTGATGGACATTGAGACGCGTCAGCTGCGCCAAGATGCCCTTGAG GCTACAGCTCCAGATTTGGATGTGAAGATTGGGAAGCTAGCACCAGCGCATGCTATCGCTGGAACTTTAGCTCCTTATTTTGTTCAGAG ATTTCAGTTTCCAAGCAACTGTCTGGTTGTTCAGTGGTCAGGGGACAACCCCAATAGCCTTGCAG GCCTAACATTGAGCAATCCTGGTGATCTAGCAATCAGCCTTGGAACAAGTGATACA GTATTTGGGGTTACTGATGTGCCTGAACCATCCCTGGATGGAAACGTACTTCCTAATCCAGTTGACCCCAACACCTACATGGTTATGCTTTGCTATAAAAATGGATCTCTAACTCGAGAAG ACATTCGTGATCGTTATGCTGAGAAATCATGGGATGTGTTCAACAACTTGCTTGAGCAAACAGACCCCCTAAATG GAGGGAAACTAGGATTTTACTACAAGGAGCACGAGATCCTGCCACCACTTCCAG TCGGGTTTCACCGCTACATTGTTGACACCTTAACCAATGGACCATTAGCTGAGACCAAGGAACATGAAACCGATGAGTTTGATCCTCCGTCAGAG GTGCGTGCGTTAATAGAAGGCCAGTTCATGTCCATGAGGGGACATGCCGAGAGGTGCGGCCTGCCGGTGCCTCCGAAGCGGATCATAGCAACTGGTGGCGCCTCGTCGAACCAGGCCATTCTCAAGACGATGGCGTCCATTTTCGGCTGTCCGGTTTACACTGTTCAGAGACCAG ACTCTGCCTCGCTGGGTGCTGCTCTGAGGGCAGCCCATGGGTGGCTCTGCAAGCAGCGCGGCGAGTTTGTGCCGATCTCACGCGTGTACTCGGGCAGATTGGATAGGAAATCGCTCAGCATGAAGCTGGCTGTTCCATTTGGGGGCTGCGAGGGGGACGATGAGCTCCTGAACAAGTACGCGTTGTTGGTGGAGAAGAGGCTGGAGATTGAGCAGAAGCTTGTGGAGAGGTTTGGCCGTGTGAAGTAG